The DNA segment GACCCGCGGATGGCGAAGCTCCGGATGAAAGTGTCCGGCGGGCTGCGCACCGCCGAGGGCGCCAACCAATTCGCCCGCCTCCGCTCCTACCTGTCAACCGCCGCCAAGAACGGCGTCCACGGATTCGACGCACTCACCCGCGTCTTCACCCGGCAGCCATACCTACCCCAGACCACCTGACCAGTTACGCTCGACGTCCCGCTGGATCTCCATAATCCGGTCCATGTAATGGGTCTCTTGGCGGCAGTCGTAATCAGCCAACGCCACCTCGATCTGGGACGGGTAACCCCTTAATAGCCAATCGCCGGCCTCGCCGACGGGCTCTCCGTTGGTGCCAGG comes from the Bifidobacteriaceae bacterium genome and includes:
- a CDS encoding IS66 family transposase, with protein sequence DPRMAKLRMKVSGGLRTAEGANQFARLRSYLSTAAKNGVHGFDALTRVFTRQPYLPQTT